One genomic window of Coffea eugenioides isolate CCC68of chromosome 1, Ceug_1.0, whole genome shotgun sequence includes the following:
- the LOC113748573 gene encoding uncharacterized protein LOC113748573: MGNAISPYCCQLSSSSIVKLIFYGGKTRVVSAGKASAGKIMFEFPDHMVCHADSFFIGHPIPVLDIDDELIAGETYFVLPLDCFTNNVLSASSLATLRRSISSGSKPAAVNFKECPFEHVKGTNGRVLIKVRPEFIIKLLTRDQETGDEDSRSLSPSHGFLCSTPELKKHYDQMVGSKDNAWSPKLETITEYKIRYSPCRFIGFERKQGEAEC; this comes from the coding sequence ATGGGAAATGCTATATCTCCTTATTGTTGTCAACTAAGTTCAAGTTCGATAGTGAAGCTCATATTTTATGGAGGCAAAACAAGGGTTGTCTCAGCTGGAAAGGCTTCAGCGGGAAAGATTATGTTCGAGTTCCCAGATCATATGGTTTGTCATGCAGATTCATTCTTCATAGGTCATCCAATTCCAGTACTAGACATAGATGATGAACTTATCGCAGGGGAAACCTACTTTGTTCTCCCTCTTGATTGCTTCACAAATAATGTCCTCTCAGCTTCTTCTTTGGCAACCCTGAGAAGATCTATCTCATCTGGTTCGAAACCAGCTGCTGTAAATTTCAAGGAATGCCCATTTGAACATGTGAAGGGTACAAATGGAAGGGTTTTGATCAAGGTCAGGCCAGAATTCATAATTAAGCTTCTAACAAGAGATCAAGAAACAGGTGATGAAGATAGCAGATCTCTTAGTCCTAGTCATGGCTTCCTTTGTAGTACACCGGAGTTGAAGAAACACTATGATCAAATGGTAGGGTCTAAAGACAATGCTTGGTCGCCGAAACTTGAGACCATCACTGAGTACAAAATTAGGTATTCGCCCTGTAGGTTTATAGGTTTTGAAAGAAAACAAGGAGAGGCCGAATGTTGA